ATAAAAACCCATTTTCATTTTGTTACGATAAAAAATCAGCACATATTATCGGCAAAAACCATGAAACATATCGAAACTTTTCATTGATTTCTGACTTAATAAATATTAAATATCAAAAACCACACTTGCATTTTACAGAGGCAGAAATTCAAAAAGTACTGCCATTAAAATCAAAACCTTTTGTCTGCATGGCACCGGCTTCAGTCTGGTTTACCAAACAACTACCTTCGGCCAAATGGGCAGAGTTAATTCTGACTATTCCAGACAACATCAAAATATATTTTCTTGGTGCACCAACTGATTTAGCACTTTGTAATGAAATAAGATTGCTTTCATCACATCCGAATATTGAAATATTATGCGGGAAGCTGACATTAACAGAATCAGCAGCGCTTATGCAACATGCCGAAATGAATTATGTAAACGACTCTGCACCACTCCATCTTGCATCGGCAGTAAATGCTCCTGTCACATCATTTTTCTGTTCTACAGTTCCTGAATTTGGCTTTGGCCCATTGTCTGACAAAAGTGTCATTAAACAAGTTGGTAAAATGAGTTGCCGGCCTTGTGGCTTGCACGGCTACAAGTCATGCCCCTTAGGCCATTTTGACTGTGCTTATAAAATTGAAATATAAGAAAAGATAACGGTAACGGCATGTTCGCAGTTGTTGACATAGAAACTACAGGAGGAAGCCTATCACAAGGTAGTCGTATTACAGAAGTTGCAGTTGTAATTCATAATGGCAAAACAATAGAACATCGTTTTTCTACACTGATAAATCCGGAAACAGAAATACCATCATTTATCATAGGACTGACAGGCATTACCAACGAATTGGTAGAAAATGCACCCTGCTTTAATGAAATTGCCTGGCAACTGTTTCAATTGCTTAATGACAAAGTTTTTGTGGCGCATAATGCTTCATTCGATTTCAGTTTTATTAAATCAGAATTTAAACGCTGCGGAATAGAATTTAATGCAGAAGTAATTTGCACCTGTTCTTTGAGCAGAAAATTCTTCCCCGGTTTTGGCTCTTACTCATTAGGAAATCTCACAAAAAATCTTGGAATACTTTTAGAAGGGCATCACCGTGCTTTGAATGATGCAATTGCAGCGAGTGAAATTTTAGAGAAAATAGTTGCAGAAAAAGGTCTTGAACACACACTGCTTCACCGAAGTGTACCTATTAAGAATACTGAAATTCCGCATGAACTAATAAACAAGTTACCTGAAACTCCGGGTGTATATTTTTTTACAGACAACAATAATGAAATTCTCTATATCGGAAAAGCAAAAAATATCAAAAAGAGAGTAACATCACATTTTCGCAACAACAATTCAAAATCAAAAAAGATTAAAGCGCTAATGCACGATATAAGTTTCATGGACACCGGATGTGAATTGCTTGCATGCCTGCTCGAAGTTGAATACATTAAAGAATATCAACCCTTCTTTAACCGAGCAGTTAAATCTGAAAAAAACTTCGGGGTTTACATCAATGGCTTTATTAATGAATTGTCAAGCTTTTCAATTCATGAGATTTCAAAAACAGAGTTGCAACCGATA
This portion of the Bacteroidia bacterium genome encodes:
- a CDS encoding exonuclease domain-containing protein; this encodes MFAVVDIETTGGSLSQGSRITEVAVVIHNGKTIEHRFSTLINPETEIPSFIIGLTGITNELVENAPCFNEIAWQLFQLLNDKVFVAHNASFDFSFIKSEFKRCGIEFNAEVICTCSLSRKFFPGFGSYSLGNLTKNLGILLEGHHRALNDAIAASEILEKIVAEKGLEHTLLHRSVPIKNTEIPHELINKLPETPGVYFFTDNNNEILYIGKAKNIKKRVTSHFRNNNSKSKKIKALMHDISFMDTGCELLACLLEVEYIKEYQPFFNRAVKSEKNFGVYINGFINELSSFSIHEISKTELQPIRFFGTRKAADDFLSHMTAKFNLCRCLNNLENYNDNCFYKQIKQCNGTELDYHEKANYNNRFKDACIEMGEGWHDAAIAYPLADGKECTYVFRHQGVIGYCFGKQSSVFNINQIKGVTYLKNHLESQSIFNSFLKKPSAKKLKIIYNDNRDVTIKEKLKKEHGK
- a CDS encoding glycosyltransferase family 9 protein, whose translation is MHKILIVQTAFIGDVILATGLIESIHQTFPKAEIDFVLRKGNETILKNHPFVNKLYVWDKKKNKFFNLINLILQIRKEKYDLVVNLQRFFSTGLMTLFAKSNNKRGFDKNPFSFCYDKKSAHIIGKNHETYRNFSLISDLINIKYQKPHLHFTEAEIQKVLPLKSKPFVCMAPASVWFTKQLPSAKWAELILTIPDNIKIYFLGAPTDLALCNEIRLLSSHPNIEILCGKLTLTESAALMQHAEMNYVNDSAPLHLASAVNAPVTSFFCSTVPEFGFGPLSDKSVIKQVGKMSCRPCGLHGYKSCPLGHFDCAYKIEI